TCGCCGCTTCAAACGTACTGTTTCTAAAAGTGGTACAATTCAAGAGGTAAGAAAACGCGAATTTTATGAAAAACCTAGCGTAAAACGCAAAAAGAAATCAGAAGCTGCACGTAAACGTAAGTGGTAATTTAAATTCCTAGACAATCCCTACGTTCTAAACACGCACTATCATGATTTATTAAACTCGCAAATAATCTAAGCCGAGAAATCTTAATTGATTTCTTGGCTTATTTATTTTCTTTAATGTTCTAACAAGCATTACCAAGTAGTTTGTGTTTTAATATAAATATAGAAAAACATAACTTTGAAGGTGATTCCATGCATTATCTATGGACAGCTTTACAACTAATTGGAATAGGGATTTTGAATTATTTTGTGAGTGGACGTCTTATAGGAACTAAGCTTAATTTTACTAAGAAAGTACTGTCGGCTACTTTAAGTGTAGTATTCACTACTTTTGTTTATTGGTATTCCTATTTAAGACATACTAACTTTCCAAAAGAAGACATGATTTATGAAGTTACCAATATTGGCACCCTTGTGTGGATTGGAAGTATGTTATTAATTACGATGCTGTTTTATTTAATATTGGAACTATTTGATCCTATTAAATTAGGAGAACGTGGTGAGAGA
This window of the Rummeliibacillus pycnus genome carries:
- the rpsU gene encoding 30S ribosomal protein S21; the encoded protein is MSKTVVRKNESLEDALRRFKRTVSKSGTIQEVRKREFYEKPSVKRKKKSEAARKRKW